One genomic segment of Oncorhynchus kisutch isolate 150728-3 linkage group LG15, Okis_V2, whole genome shotgun sequence includes these proteins:
- the LOC109905400 gene encoding B-cell lymphoma/leukemia 11B-like isoform X1 translates to MSRRKQGSRPQHLSAIQDAPEPSDTAAPSPLEEWGSLPQVRGREESRDLLTCGQCDQAFPLARILAFIQHKQGDCRSRNHDPNAHTPPSPANRTQQRGSVTQVEAGFVELRRVTDRSKVEEHSVKVEPNITAEEPSCFTCQLCECVLPSAWALLQHAQHTHSFNIYQEDGEKEEKMGRGSHQHSKPAATLDPCQLSHTLATAFHPSALRLPHIFRPRQNRRPASQASSTPSPRERQALNFCLRELAEGGNTTAGVLVPSPSPSPPAASSFPQCGPAQVGFPCELCGQGFHSLRSLSAHRRTHACERPYHCGLCDQAFAQSGQLARHMRSHRSETGVGRGGYEGMEVGLVGEDEGGRQGMRERFVMQGAGEAVLSGAPGERETSEVDLSLSKHHSPDSGLILLSSQPGGPDMSLLRLFQPQGELADDEVEGQEEPQHASPCASPSEGSLESGETGGSGESGIASGNCTPKRPEREDRAPVGGEWESERDGEMADGEKEWFAGGSSEVVQEWQRESEQRGGGNGVISSNSGSNDGGSGKKKKEEACEYCGKQFRNSSNLTVHRRSHTGERPYQCGLCSYACAQSSKLTRHMKTHGAHGARAPFLCQLCGVPFTVYATLEKHLKKVHGLSHASVGTYTQASAADVNWALVQMDDRVVIKMEEDEATTDQTENNMAAMVEMGLEAEENQKGEVDGTVSPAVVEDSVGELPAEGRADVGSA, encoded by the exons ATGTCCAGACGCAAACAAGGCAGCCGACCGCAACACCTGAGTGCAATTCAAG ATGCCCCTGAGCCCTCGGACACTGCCGCTCCTTCGCCATTAGAGGAGTGGGGGTCCCTTCCCCAGGTCAGGGGTCGTGAGGAGAGTCGTGACCTACTGACCTGTGGGCAGTGCGATCAGGCCTTCCCTCTCGCCCGCATCCTGGCCTTCATCCAGCACAAACAGGGGGACTGCCGCTCCCGGAATCACGACCCCAACgctcacacccctccctccccagccaACCGGACACAGCAACGCGGTTCTGTCACTCAGGTAGAGGCTGGGTTCGTGGAGCTGAGGAGAGTGACGGACAGGTCCAAAGTGGAGGAGCATAGTGTGAAGGTGGAGCCTAACATAACAG CAGAAGAGCCGTCCTGCTTTACCTGCcagctgtgtgagtgtgtgttgccCTCTGCCTGGGCCCTGCTCCAACACGCCCAGCACACACACTCCTTCAACATCTACCAGGAGgatggggagaaggaggagaagatgggAAGAGGGAGTCACCAGCACTCCAAACCTGCAGCTACCCTGGATCCCTGTCAACTGAGCCACACCCTGGCCACCGCCTTCCACCCTTCCGCTCTGCGTCTGCCCCACATCTTCCGTCCACGGCAGAACCGCAGGCCAGCTTCTCAGGCCAGCTCCACCCCTTCCCCCAGAGAACgacaggccctcaacttctgtctGAGGGAGCTGGCTGAGGGCGGTAACACCACCGCTGGTGTTCTGGTCCCCTCTCCGTCGCCGTCCCCCCCGGCCGCATCTTCCTTCCCCCAGTGTGGACCCGCCCAGGTGGGGTTTCCCTGTGAGCTGTGTGGCCAGGGCTTCCATTCCCTACGCAGCCTGTCAGCCCACCGGAGGACCCACGCATGCGAGCGGCCCTACCACTGTGGCTTGTGTGACCAGGCCTTTGCCCAGAGTGGTCAGCTGGCTCGCCACATGAGGAGTCACCGCAGTGAGACAGGCGTGGGTAGAGGGGGCTACGAGGGGATGGAGGTGGGGCTGGTAGGGGAGGATGAGGGGGGTCggcaggggatgagagagaggtttGTAATGCAGGGGGCAGGAGAAGCGGTGTTGAGTGGAGcaccaggagagagggagacctcTGAGGTGGACCTGTCCCTGTCCAAGCATCACTCCCCAGACTCTGGACTgatccttctctcctcccagccTGGAGGTCCAGACATGAGCCTGCTCAGGCTGTTCCAACCCCAGGGAGAGTTGGCGGACGATGAGGTGGAGGGACAAGAGGAGCCCCAGCACGCGTCCCCCTGCGCCAGCCCCTCAGAGGGGTCACTGGAAAGCGGAGAGACTGGGGGCAGTGGGGAGAGTGGCATTGCCAGCGGAAACTGCACCCCCAAACGCccggagagggaggacagggctCCGGTAGGGGGGGAGTGGGAGAGCGAGCGGGACGGAGAGATGGcggatggagagaaggagtggtTTGCAGGCGGGAGCAGCGAGGTGGTCCAGGAGTGGCAGAGGGAGAgcgaacagagaggaggaggaaacggCGTCATCAGCAGTAACAGTGGTAGCAACGACGGGGGGtcagggaagaagaagaaggaggaggccTGTGAGTACTGTGGGAAACAGTTCCGGAACAGCAGCAACCTGACGGTGCACCGGCGCAGCCACACGGGAGAACGGCCCTACCAGTGTGGCCTGTGCAGCTACGCATGCGCCCAGAGCTCCAAGCTCACACGCCACATGAAGACCCACGGCGCCCACGGGGCCCGCGCCCCATTCCTGTGCCAGCTGTGCGGGGTGCCCTTCACTGTGTACGCCACCCTGGAGAAACACCTGAAGAAGGTGCACGGGCTGAGCCATGCCAGCGTCGGGACCTACACCCAGGCCAGCGCAGCTGATGTCAACTGGGCCCTTGTCCAAATGGATGACAGGGTGGTCAtcaagatggaggaggatgaagCCACTACGGACCAGAcagaaaacaacatggctgccATGGTGGAGATGGGATTGGAGGCTGAGGAGAACCAGAAAGGGGAGGTGGAtggtactgtcagcccagccgtAGTGGAGGATAGTGTGGGTGAGCTTCCTGCTGAAGGCCGTGCAGACGTGGGCTCAGCGTAA
- the LOC109905400 gene encoding B-cell lymphoma/leukemia 11B-like isoform X2 produces the protein MSRRKQGSRPQHLSAIQDAPEPSDTAAPSPLEEWGSLPQVRGREESRDLLTCGQCDQAFPLARILAFIQHKQGDCRSRNHDPNAHTPPSPANRTQQRGSVTQVEAGFVELRRVTDRSKVEEHSVKVEPNITEEPSCFTCQLCECVLPSAWALLQHAQHTHSFNIYQEDGEKEEKMGRGSHQHSKPAATLDPCQLSHTLATAFHPSALRLPHIFRPRQNRRPASQASSTPSPRERQALNFCLRELAEGGNTTAGVLVPSPSPSPPAASSFPQCGPAQVGFPCELCGQGFHSLRSLSAHRRTHACERPYHCGLCDQAFAQSGQLARHMRSHRSETGVGRGGYEGMEVGLVGEDEGGRQGMRERFVMQGAGEAVLSGAPGERETSEVDLSLSKHHSPDSGLILLSSQPGGPDMSLLRLFQPQGELADDEVEGQEEPQHASPCASPSEGSLESGETGGSGESGIASGNCTPKRPEREDRAPVGGEWESERDGEMADGEKEWFAGGSSEVVQEWQRESEQRGGGNGVISSNSGSNDGGSGKKKKEEACEYCGKQFRNSSNLTVHRRSHTGERPYQCGLCSYACAQSSKLTRHMKTHGAHGARAPFLCQLCGVPFTVYATLEKHLKKVHGLSHASVGTYTQASAADVNWALVQMDDRVVIKMEEDEATTDQTENNMAAMVEMGLEAEENQKGEVDGTVSPAVVEDSVGELPAEGRADVGSA, from the exons ATGTCCAGACGCAAACAAGGCAGCCGACCGCAACACCTGAGTGCAATTCAAG ATGCCCCTGAGCCCTCGGACACTGCCGCTCCTTCGCCATTAGAGGAGTGGGGGTCCCTTCCCCAGGTCAGGGGTCGTGAGGAGAGTCGTGACCTACTGACCTGTGGGCAGTGCGATCAGGCCTTCCCTCTCGCCCGCATCCTGGCCTTCATCCAGCACAAACAGGGGGACTGCCGCTCCCGGAATCACGACCCCAACgctcacacccctccctccccagccaACCGGACACAGCAACGCGGTTCTGTCACTCAGGTAGAGGCTGGGTTCGTGGAGCTGAGGAGAGTGACGGACAGGTCCAAAGTGGAGGAGCATAGTGTGAAGGTGGAGCCTAACATAACAG AAGAGCCGTCCTGCTTTACCTGCcagctgtgtgagtgtgtgttgccCTCTGCCTGGGCCCTGCTCCAACACGCCCAGCACACACACTCCTTCAACATCTACCAGGAGgatggggagaaggaggagaagatgggAAGAGGGAGTCACCAGCACTCCAAACCTGCAGCTACCCTGGATCCCTGTCAACTGAGCCACACCCTGGCCACCGCCTTCCACCCTTCCGCTCTGCGTCTGCCCCACATCTTCCGTCCACGGCAGAACCGCAGGCCAGCTTCTCAGGCCAGCTCCACCCCTTCCCCCAGAGAACgacaggccctcaacttctgtctGAGGGAGCTGGCTGAGGGCGGTAACACCACCGCTGGTGTTCTGGTCCCCTCTCCGTCGCCGTCCCCCCCGGCCGCATCTTCCTTCCCCCAGTGTGGACCCGCCCAGGTGGGGTTTCCCTGTGAGCTGTGTGGCCAGGGCTTCCATTCCCTACGCAGCCTGTCAGCCCACCGGAGGACCCACGCATGCGAGCGGCCCTACCACTGTGGCTTGTGTGACCAGGCCTTTGCCCAGAGTGGTCAGCTGGCTCGCCACATGAGGAGTCACCGCAGTGAGACAGGCGTGGGTAGAGGGGGCTACGAGGGGATGGAGGTGGGGCTGGTAGGGGAGGATGAGGGGGGTCggcaggggatgagagagaggtttGTAATGCAGGGGGCAGGAGAAGCGGTGTTGAGTGGAGcaccaggagagagggagacctcTGAGGTGGACCTGTCCCTGTCCAAGCATCACTCCCCAGACTCTGGACTgatccttctctcctcccagccTGGAGGTCCAGACATGAGCCTGCTCAGGCTGTTCCAACCCCAGGGAGAGTTGGCGGACGATGAGGTGGAGGGACAAGAGGAGCCCCAGCACGCGTCCCCCTGCGCCAGCCCCTCAGAGGGGTCACTGGAAAGCGGAGAGACTGGGGGCAGTGGGGAGAGTGGCATTGCCAGCGGAAACTGCACCCCCAAACGCccggagagggaggacagggctCCGGTAGGGGGGGAGTGGGAGAGCGAGCGGGACGGAGAGATGGcggatggagagaaggagtggtTTGCAGGCGGGAGCAGCGAGGTGGTCCAGGAGTGGCAGAGGGAGAgcgaacagagaggaggaggaaacggCGTCATCAGCAGTAACAGTGGTAGCAACGACGGGGGGtcagggaagaagaagaaggaggaggccTGTGAGTACTGTGGGAAACAGTTCCGGAACAGCAGCAACCTGACGGTGCACCGGCGCAGCCACACGGGAGAACGGCCCTACCAGTGTGGCCTGTGCAGCTACGCATGCGCCCAGAGCTCCAAGCTCACACGCCACATGAAGACCCACGGCGCCCACGGGGCCCGCGCCCCATTCCTGTGCCAGCTGTGCGGGGTGCCCTTCACTGTGTACGCCACCCTGGAGAAACACCTGAAGAAGGTGCACGGGCTGAGCCATGCCAGCGTCGGGACCTACACCCAGGCCAGCGCAGCTGATGTCAACTGGGCCCTTGTCCAAATGGATGACAGGGTGGTCAtcaagatggaggaggatgaagCCACTACGGACCAGAcagaaaacaacatggctgccATGGTGGAGATGGGATTGGAGGCTGAGGAGAACCAGAAAGGGGAGGTGGAtggtactgtcagcccagccgtAGTGGAGGATAGTGTGGGTGAGCTTCCTGCTGAAGGCCGTGCAGACGTGGGCTCAGCGTAA